acatacatgatgtatttacatgggactgtatgtgagggggatgtatttacatgggactgtatgtgagggggaggaggaatgtagttacatgggactgtatgtgagggggaggggatgtatttacatgggactgtatgtgaggggaggggatgtatttacatgggactgtatgtgagggggaggggatgtatttacatgggactgtatgtgaggggatgtatttacatgggactgtatgtgaggagggggatgtatttacatgggactgtatgtgaggaggaggatgtatttacatgggactgtatgtgaggaggaggggggtgtatttacatgggactgtatgtgaggaggaggatgtatttacatgggactgtatgtgaggaggagggggatgtatttacatgggactgtatgtgagggggaggtGAGGTCGGTATGTTGGGTGATGCCAtatgtaatacagtcctatgtgtAAGTtcgtgcccccctattaatcattattagtttggtgtttgccatgtcagtctgatctctctaataactgatggacacaggaaTATCTCAGGATGGGAATGAGGTTTCTTGTAGTAACAGAGAATGTGTGATATGGGATTACACcaagctgcaggaagcgactggaggcagaaggaggaggagctactaaatattactggcactgttCTGTTGGggcgcccagacttttgcaccggtcacattttggtataATCTCATAtcgcacattctctgttagtacaataaacctcattccaatcctgagatATTTCTGTGTCCATCAGGTATTAGAGAGATcggactgacatggcaaacaccaaaacatttacaactaacaatgattaataggggggcacaaacttatacataggactgtatactggggGTGTTTGATCCTACTGTTTGTGGTGTCATCCCTTTGATGCATTATATCTGGATTATATCTGGATTGGTAATTTGTAAAAACATGGCGTCACCTCTCATGCACAATAGAGGGCGCTAGAGCTGCATCCAGATGGTATGTGGAAGGCGTCCGGCCGTGTGTATACTGCGTGTGATGTCTGGAGCAGTATACAGAGGCCACGTATATGGACAGTGACTACACAGAGCAGATCAGGACCCGTCCTATATACTAGATGAGGCGATTACTGTACAGCAGTGACGGGATTGTTCATACAACAGATCACACTCTCAGCTAAACTGTCCGATCAGCGAGTCTGCACCGGATGGCTACTGAGCGAGAGATATGGCCAAACATCAAGATATATGAGCGCAGGGGCAATCTATCTGCTGGCCACCAAGGCACAGTGACAGCATGTTCATGTTTGTGAGAGTGCGGTATGGGGCGCAGCGCAGGGACGATACCGTAACCCGGGCGGATCCATCTCCTGCTGCTCGGATCATCATTCCTGACTggcagaagaagaggccactgtggagatcactgcccaatacgtgtccagctgccaccaactaagaggaagatgagactccacggactgttataccccaaatcagcccccccccccccccaaacccttactctccccctcgactccaactccccccccactttactagctttggcaatgccaaatatccattcggatgttccaataaagcctatttgatttgatttatgggagacctaccgtggagcgtataatactatgggagacctaccgtggagcatataatactatgggggacctaccatGGAGCGTatactatgggagacctaccgtggagcgtataatactatgggggacctaccgtggagcgtataatactatgggggacctaccgtggagcgtataatactatgggagacctaccgtggagcgtataatactatgggggacctaccgtgtagCGTGTAATACTATGGggcacctaccgtggagcgtataatactatgggggacctaccgtggagcgtataatactatggggcacctaccgtggagcgtataatactatggggcacctaccgtggagcgtatactatgggagacctaccgtggagcgtataatactatgggggacctaccgtggagcgtataatactatggggcacctaccgtggagcgtataatactatgggggacctaccgtgtagcgtataatactatgggggacctaccgtggagcgtataatactatgggggacctaccgtggagcgtataatactatgggagatctaccgtggagcgtataatactatggggggacctaccgtggagcgtataatactatgggagacctaccgtggagcgtataatactatgggggacctaccgtggagcgtataatactatggggcacctaccgtggagcgtataatactatggggcacctaccgtggagcgtataatactatgggggacctaccgtgtagcgtataatactatgggggacctaccgtggagcgtataatactatgggggacctaccgtggagcgtataatactatgggagacctaccgtggagcgtataatactatgggggacctaccgtggagcgtataatactatgggggacctacagTGGAGCgtgtaatactatgggggacctaccgtggagcatttaatactatgAGGGATCCTaccatggagcgtataatactatgggggacctaccgtggagcatttaatactgtgggggggtagccactgtggagcgtataataatactatgggggacctactgtgcagcgtataatactatgggggacctaccgtggagcgtataatactatgggagacctaccgtggagcgtatgatactatgggggacctaccgtggagcgtaggatactatgggggacctaacGTGGAGCGTatgatactatgggggacctaccgtggagcgtataatactatgggggacctactgtggagcgtataatactatgggggacctaccgtggagcgtataatactatgggggacctaccgtggagcgtataatactatgggggacctaccgtggagcgtataatactgtgagggacctaccgtggagcgtataatactatgggagacctaccgtggagcgtataatactatgggggacctaccgtgtagcgtataatactatggggcacctaccgtggagcgtataatactatgggggacctaccgtggagcgtataatactatgggggacctaccgtggagcgtataatactatgggggacctatcgtgtagcgtataatactatgggggacctactgtggagcgtataatactatgggggacctaccgtggagcgtataatactatgggagacctaccgtggagcgtataatactatggggcacctaccgtggagcgtataatactatggggcacctaccgtggagcgtatactatgggagacctaccgtggagcgtataatactatgggggacctaccgtggagcgtataatactatggggcacCTACCGtgtagcgtataatactatgggggacctaccgtggagcgtataatactatgggggacctaccatggagcgtataatactatgggagacctaccgtggagcgtataatactatgggggacctacagTGGAGCgtgtaatactatgggggacctaccgtggagcatttaatactatgAGGGATCCTaccatggagcgtataatactatgggggacctaccgtggagcatttaatactgtgggggggtagccactgtggagcgtataataatactatgggggacctactgtgcagcgtataatactatgggggacctaccgtggagcgtataatactatgggagacctaccgtggagcgtatgatactatgggggacctaccgtggagcgtaggatactatgggggacctaacGTGGAGCGTaggatactatgggggacctaccgtggagcgtataatactatgggggacctaccgtggagcgtataatactatgggggacctaccgtggagcgtataatactatgggggacctaccgtggagcgtataatactatgggggacctaccgtggagcgtatgaTACTAtaggggacctaccgtggagcgtataatactatgggagacctactgtggagcgtataatactatgggagacctaccgtggagcgtataatactatggggcacctaccgtggagcgtataataccatggggcacctaccgtggagcgtataataccatGGGGGACCTaccttggagcatataatactatgagagacctactgtggagcgtataatactatgggggatctaccgtggagcatttaatactgtgtggggtagccactgtggagcgtataatactgtgggggacctaccgtgcagcgtataatactatgggggacctaccatggagcgtataatactgtgggggacctaccgtggagcgtataatactatgggggacctaccgtggagcgtataatactatgggggacctaccgtggagcgtataatactatgggggacctaccgtggagcgtataccgtatttttcggactataagacgcaccggaccataagacgcactaaggttttagaggaggaaaatagggaaaaaaaaaaattttaaggaaaaaaaattggtgaaatatttaataacctaataatataatatttcaccaatgtaaatagaaccgggggctttcggacacagggataccaaatgtgtatgtgtttcacagtaatgtttttgttttatatgtattgtagggctatgggggtgatttgaacatatctatctatctaattcctatctatctatctgtctgtctatctatctaatctcatccatggatggaaagagacaccctgcagtgaagctatgtaagaagagaaaaaggggcgggccagacgggtgaaggaggtgtggttttctaagcaaacttgaaaacacacctctttcacctgtctggctcgtccctccttcactgcctctcagatgtcgcttctgcaatgatgccacacaggcagggaaataggggcgggccagacgggtgaaggaggcgtggtttcaagcttgccgagaaaaccacgcctcctcccgtttggcccgcccctccttccctgtctgtgtggtttcattgccggagccagatctgagaggcagtgaaggagggacgggccagacgggtgaaagaggcgtggttttctcggcaagcttgaaaccacgcttccttcacctgtctggcccgcccctacttccctgcctctcagatctcgctcctgcaaatacgcgacacagacagggaaggaggggcagagcaggcagacaccgtgctgctcttcttttcattcgcacagacgggacacagacgctgcgcacgctgcattcggactataagacgcacacacattttcctcccatattgggaggaaaaaaagtgcgtcttatagtccgaaaaatacggtaattctatgggagacctaccgtggagcgtataatactatgggggacctaccgtggagcgtataatactatgggggacctaccgtggagcgtataatactatgggagacctaccgtggagcgtataatactatgggagacctaccgtggagcgtataatactatgggagacctaccgtggagcgtataatactatgggagacctaccgtggagcgtataatactatgggggacctaccgtggagcatttaatactatgggggacctaccgtggagcgtataatactatgggggacctaccgtggagcgtataatactatggcggacctaccgtggagcgtataatactatggcggacctaccgtggagcgtataatactatgggggacctaccgtggagcatataatactatggggcacctaccgtggagcgtataataccatgggggacctaccgtggagcgtataataccatGGGGGAcgtaccgtggagcgtataataccatgggggacctaccgtggagcgtataataccatgggggacctaccgtggagcgtataccACACACAAGGCCGTCATGGTATTTAGGTTTCTGGGGTACAGGCTCCACCTCACGCGCCCATTGCAGTGCCCCAGAGGGGTTTCCTTGTCCCTGGAGATCGGCGCTCATCAGCCCTAATGATCTCCCTGTTTACTACCTCAGCAGTGATACGTCATTAAAGTAAGTGAATCCCCCCAAAGAATGAACctgaaacagaagaaaaaaaacccagCCTGACTTTAATAAATAAATCTCTGAGacctgtaatatattatataagagCTGAGGGGAGGGGCTATCAGACTCCACCCACTCCACAGCCAGCCATTCTCCAAGTGCAAGGTGCATAATAAATAAGACGTCTCCAGCAGTCGCGCTCTGTACAGCCTGGTACATCTGCTCctcggaaagctgagtgacaatctCATGGTCGAACAGTAAATCTCCGGAGAGGAGAGAGCAGCCGGTCAGGACTCTGGGAGAGCTGGGTGACTCTTCTGGGGAGGAGCTACATTGCGGCCATCCAGTTACTGGGACTTTATTGGCAACTCCAGTTTTACGTCCTGACATCGACATCTCCAATTGGTCACCTGCAGCAGGACGACCCAAACTCCGCCCACCGGGCACTTAATAGTGACCCCTGATATACTCAGCATAggggaggggtgtataatactgagggtcACAACCTTCCAGGACATTGGTCGCAAGCAGTGGGCGTGGTCACGTGTTGGCACATTCGCACGGATTCCCGCAGCGCTGCTTCTGCTGCCAGAGCTCCGCCAATTCCTGCGCAGAGAACTGTGGGGAGGAGAGCATGGCTCGGTCACATGACTTCTCACAGAGCCAGCTGTCATCCTGGTAAcggcgggggccaatggctgccATCCAGATGCCCATGCTGACGTCCTCACCCTGGTAGGTCTTCAGTCGGTCGGCGTTGGCCGCCAGCCATTGGACAATGTCGCGAGAGATGACGTATCCGGAGCCACAGGCGAAGGCGGGGTAGGCGGGGCTCATGTACTCCAGCTCCTGCCACTTCCCGGTCCGGTCCACAGCCCAGTTCAGGCGGAAGTTCCCCCACCAGGCGTTGGGCCCCTGCACCTTCCTGTCCTCCAGGGCCCGCAGCACATTGTCCAGGTGGATGAAGCAGTCGTCATCCGTCTTCAGCAGAAAGTGGAAGGTGGTGGAGGCCTCCAGCCAGCGGTAGAAGAGCAGCAGCTTGCGCGGGACGTTGCGGTAAGTGTCCACCACATCTACGAAGACCATGTCGCCGTGGGCGTAGCTCTCTGCCTGgagctccgcctcctcctcctctagggCAGCCCGGTGCTGGCTGAAGCGCTGGGGGCGGTCACTGAGTCTCTGGAGGAGGAGTTCGCCATCGTGGAGCGTGTACGTGAAGCCGCCGGCCACGCCCTCCACGCCCTGAGAGAAGTCGTAGGGTAACAGCCCTTCATCGGCCGccgtcacctgcagcacacccccGCCATCGTTCAGGGTGACCTGGTGCACGCCCCACATGGGTAACCCCTCGGCGTCATGGCTGTCCCAGCGCACCGTGCCATGGAAGCCCTCCGGCAGGATGAATTGCTCCACTGGCTTGTAGCAGAGCCTGGCGGCGGCGGTGACGGGCGAGCCGGGGCTGAGCGGGGTGAGGCGGGCGACAAACAGCGGCTCCTCATGCTCGGCCTGGAACAGGCGCACGCTGATATTCCGGGTGAGGCCAGGACACCACGCCCCCAGCCGGGTGATGATGATCGGGTGTAACACCCGGAAGGTGACGCTGAGCTGGCGGTGCGGGGAGTGGGCGGGCTCCGGCCCGGTGAAAGCCTCGATCTCCCGGTGTAGCACGGGGGAGCTGATGTTCAGCAGGCGGCAGGAGTACGGGTCTTCCCGGTCCTCGGGCGGCACCGAGCAGGCCTGAGAGCCGAGGATGAAGCGCAGCAGCGGGCGCCGGGAGGGGGGCAGGGCCTGGAGCCAGCCGCCGCGGATGCTGTCCCGCAGGGCGCGGTGCTGGCGGGCGGACAGGACACCGATGACTAGCGGGTGGTGCGGGGAGCggagccagagctgcaggagGAGGCCGAGCAGGGCCGGGCACAGCAGCAGGAGCAGCGGGCGGCGCATCAGGCCCGGAGCAGCGCCCACACCCCACAGCGCCGGTCACAGGAAGTCAGCGCGGAGCCACAGCCAATCACAGCGCGCCTCTTACTATTGCCGGAGCAACCGCCTATGCTGAGCGCTGCTATTGGCTGCACCACTAATCACGTGAGCAGCGTGCTGTAACCGGCTGGCGCGGCTGAGCTCCTATTGGCTGACTGGCCGGGCTATGTCTGCCGCTATTGGCTGATCTACCTGCGCATGCGTAACACACGTGAAGCGAGTACAGTTGTGAAAGTATGGGAACGTCGCCAGGTAGGAAGTCTCTAGTGCTCAGCCTGATCCGCCTGCTTCATGGCActgcccattaaaggggttgtcctagttAAAGGGATATCACAAGTttactcaaagccaggaatggtGATAATATGACCTAGAGTGAGGTAGTCACCGGCGCGGTCACCTCAGGCCATTGGGCAGATAGGACAGTGGTTATAAGCAGGGCTGGGAAGTACAATGGCCgacaccataataataataataataatatatctcctgtaccccaccagtataatggccgacacatcagccgcaggctatctcctgtatcccaccagtacaatggccgacacatcagccgcaggctatctcctgtatcccaccagtataatggccgacacatcagccgcaggctatctcctgtatcccaccagtacaatggccgacacatcagccgcaggctatctcctgtatcccaccagtataatggccgacacatcagccgcaggctatctcctgtaccccaccagtataatggccgacacatcagccgcaggctatctcctgtaccccaccagtataatggccgacacatcagccgcaggctatctcctgtaccccaccagtataatggccgacacatcagccgcaggctatctcctgtatcccaccagtacaatggccgacacatcagccgcaggctatctcctgtaccccaccagtacaatggccgacacatcagccgcaggctatctcctgtaccccaccagtacaatggccgacacatcagccgcaggctatctcctgtaccccaccagtacaatggccgacacatcagccgcaggctatctcctgtatcccaccagtacaatggccgacacatcagccacaggctatctcctgtatcccaccagtataatggccgacacatcagccgcaggctatctcctgtatcccaccagtataatggccgacacatcagccgcaggctatctcctgtatcccaccagtataatggccgacacatcagccgcaggctatctcctgta
Above is a genomic segment from Leptodactylus fuscus isolate aLepFus1 unplaced genomic scaffold, aLepFus1.hap2 HAP2_SCAFFOLD_314, whole genome shotgun sequence containing:
- the LOC142187912 gene encoding UDP-GalNAc:beta-1,3-N-acetylgalactosaminyltransferase 2-like; the encoded protein is MRRPLLLLLCPALLGLLLQLWLRSPHHPLVIGVLSARQHRALRDSIRGGWLQALPPSRRPLLRFILGSQACSVPPEDREDPYSCRLLNISSPVLHREIEAFTGPEPAHSPHRQLSVTFRVLHPIIITRLGAWCPGLTRNISVRLFQAEHEEPLFVARLTPLSPGSPVTAAARLCYKPVEQFILPEGFHGTVRWDSHDAEGLPMWGVHQVTLNDGGGVLQVTAADEGLLPYDFSQGVEGVAGGFTYTLHDGELLLQRLSDRPQRFSQHRAALEEEEAELQAESYAHGDMVFVDVVDTYRNVPRKLLLFYRWLEASTTFHFLLKTDDDCFIHLDNVLRALEDRKVQGPNAWWGNFRLNWAVDRTGKWQELEYMSPAYPAFACGSGYVISRDIVQWLAANADRLKTYQGEDVSMGIWMAAIGPRRYQDDSWLCEKSCDRAMLSSPQFSAQELAELWQQKQRCGNPCECANT